One Erpetoichthys calabaricus chromosome 8, fErpCal1.3, whole genome shotgun sequence DNA segment encodes these proteins:
- the tmem120aa gene encoding ion channel TACAN, translating to MSVVPSINDCFQEWDGLQKEFQQIQETHRLYKKNLSEVTKLQEQCLATITRQKKKLKELSTALKSCTSSANADEIETIKKIQDFIKGQTSAFFEMEAFLPKKNGLYLTLVLGDVNVTLLSKQAKFAYKDEYEKFKLCLTVILLVVSFTCRFLVSYRVIDAVFNFLLVWYYCTLTIRESILINNGSRIKGWWVLHHYVSTFQSGVMLTWPDGPLYQMFRNQFLSYSLYQSFVQFLQYYYQSGCLYRLRALGERHTMDLTVEGFQSWMWRGLTFLLPFLFFGHFWQLYNGLTLFKLSELPECKEWQVLTCGLAYMILFLGNFFTTLRVLHQKIQTKLHERTKCL from the exons ATGTCAGTGGTTCCTAGCATAAACGACTGTTTCCAGGAATGGGATGGCCTGCAGAAAGAATTTCAACAGATACAG GAGACTCATCGTCTATATAAGAAGAACCTCAGTGAAGTTACCAAACTGCAGGAGCAATGTCTAGCAACAATTACTCGGCAGAAAAAGAAACTTAAGGAGCTTTCAACTGCATTAAAATC atGCACAAGTTCTGCAAATGCTGATGAAATTGAGACCATTAAAAAGATTCAAGATTTCATAAAAGGACAAACAAGTGCGTTCTTTGAAATGGAAGCGTTCTTGCCCAAGAAGAATGG atTATACTTGACTCTGGTTTTGGGAGATGTCAATGTAACTCTGCTCAGCAAACAGGCTAA ATTTGCCTATAAGGATGAGTATGAGAAATTTAAGTTGTGTCTCACTGTTATTCTCCTGGTGGTTTCATTCACATGCCGGTTTCTTGTAAGCTACAG AGTGATTGAtgcagtcttcaatttccttcttGTTTGGTATTACTGTACACTCACAATCCGGGAGAGTATATTAATTAACAATGGTTCTCG aatcaaggGCTGGTGGGTTTTACATCATTATGTTTCTACTTTCCAGTCTGGAGTTATGTTAACATG gccTGATGGCCCATTGTATCAAATGTTCAGGAACCAGTTCCTTTCTTATTCATTATATCAAA GTTTTGTGCAGTTTCTTCAGTATTATTATCAGAGTGGTTGCTTATACAGACTGAGAGCTCTTGGAGAGAGACATACAATGGACCTGACTGTAG AGGGTTTTCAGTCATGGATGTGGAGAGGCTTAacatttcttttgccatttctCTTTTTTGGACAT TTCTGGCAGCTATATAATGGGCTAACACTGTTTAAACTTTCTGAGCTTCCAGAATGTAAAGAGTGGCAG GTTCTAACGTGTGGCTTAGCCTACATGATTCTTTTTCTTGGAAATTTTTTTACAACACTACGAGTGCTTCACCAGAAGATTCAGACCAAACTTCATGAGAGAACCAAATGTCTTTAA